From the Desulfomonilaceae bacterium genome, one window contains:
- a CDS encoding MlaD family protein, which yields MNRFPIQARIGLFFLIGIAILAYVWFRVLDYSFREGFTLKAAFRSVEGLTQGSQVQIAGIKVGQVKDITFDPESGKATVSLLINDAYKNMIPEGSRLLVKTKGLLGDKYLVIEPGRPNARKLKPGQEIKSVFEPMDTQKMFESLAVVSQDLQALTSVAKKQFVDEKGSQKIDQIVDNTDVLMKDARNLLSKNKEKINQTIDNTDSATKGINEIVSLNKNKVNHTVNNFESFSQGMDKTSSKFDRLASDLDSLTKDVRSGRGTLGKLVTDESLYRDAQSLVRDAKGISNRIQNGPGTVGRLINDPEMYFEARRAIRNMNKTAEDISEVTPVSTLAIILGSIFR from the coding sequence ATGAACAGGTTTCCCATTCAAGCAAGGATCGGCCTCTTCTTCCTGATAGGAATCGCTATCCTTGCCTACGTGTGGTTCAGAGTGCTGGACTACAGTTTCCGGGAGGGGTTCACCCTTAAAGCCGCCTTCAGATCTGTTGAAGGCTTGACTCAAGGCAGCCAGGTACAGATCGCAGGTATTAAGGTCGGTCAGGTTAAGGACATCACATTCGATCCAGAGTCGGGAAAAGCTACGGTGTCACTGCTAATCAACGACGCCTACAAAAACATGATCCCTGAGGGATCAAGACTGTTAGTGAAAACCAAAGGCTTACTAGGCGATAAATATCTGGTGATAGAACCTGGGAGACCAAACGCCAGAAAACTTAAACCGGGACAAGAAATCAAGTCTGTTTTTGAGCCGATGGACACCCAGAAAATGTTCGAAAGCCTGGCTGTCGTTTCCCAAGATCTTCAAGCTCTGACCTCGGTTGCCAAAAAGCAGTTCGTTGACGAAAAAGGCTCTCAGAAAATTGATCAGATTGTTGATAATACCGACGTGTTGATGAAAGACGCCAGAAATCTACTTTCCAAGAACAAGGAAAAGATAAATCAAACTATAGACAACACTGACTCAGCTACAAAAGGAATCAATGAAATTGTTTCTCTGAACAAGAACAAGGTTAATCACACGGTCAACAACTTCGAGTCATTTTCTCAAGGAATGGACAAAACCAGTTCTAAATTTGATAGGCTTGCTAGTGACCTTGATTCATTAACCAAGGACGTTCGCTCCGGTCGGGGCACACTCGGAAAGTTAGTCACAGACGAATCATTGTATCGGGACGCTCAATCCCTGGTCCGTGATGCCAAAGGAATATCCAATCGGATTCAAAATGGGCCCGGCACGGTGGGTCGCTTGATCAACGATCCAGAGATGTATTTCGAAGCTCGTCGGGCAATCCGAAACATGAACAAGACAGCGGAAGATATTTCTGAAGTAACTCCGGTCAGCACACTGGCGATAATTCTAGGGTCCATCTTCAGATAA